The Psychrobacillus sp. FSL K6-2836 nucleotide sequence ATTTTTTACACCGTGTACTTTATTGACTATTATTTTTCCAAATAGATATAACATTTATCTTACAAAGAAAATATATTAATAAATATTTGCAATTTGTAATCCATAATTTCACTACTCAAAAAATAGTTTTGCAATTTCATCATTTTCCTTTTTAGCGAGTTTTGATCGGACACTTTCTTCTGGCATTGCAATTGGAAATGCCATTTTCTCTATTCGATTATTAACACGGCCCATCTTATATTTTTTAGATAGCTGTGAAATGCTAAAATTCGATGTGATAATTGTTGGTCGATAATTACTCATACGCTCATCTAATATTTGTGTAAACATTTCTTCAGACCAATCTGATACCTTTTCAACACCCAAATCATCGATTACTAGGAGCGGCACCTCCTTAAAAGTTTGAATTATACGACTTGTATCAATAGATTCAACACTTTGAAAAGTTTGCTTAATTTCGTTTAATAGATTTACAGAAGATATATATAAAGCATTTACTTGATATTTTCGAATTAAAGCATTTAAGATACTAATGGCTAAACGTGTTTTTCCACTTCCCTTCGTTTCACTATATAAAAATAATCCCTTTCCCCTTTGTAGCATATTCTCAAAGTTTTCCACGTATTTGACTGCTACACGTTTTGCTATCATTGCTTTATCTGTATTACTTTGTTGAGTATATAACTCAATATTATATGAACCAACTGTCACATCAAAATATTCTTGAGGTACTTTAGCAGACTTAATTTTATTTTTTTGTCTGCGTTCAAAGTTACATTTACATTCTCTTAGTAACTCCGCTTTCTCTTTTACAATATGCATAGATCCATTTCCATCGCACAATGAATAGGGACATTTAGAAGTCGCATTCAGTATCTCCCAGCCATCTTCCGTTGTCATTACTTTCTTGTTGTGATTGCTCAAAATGTGTTTCTGTGGTACTTCTTGTAATATTTCTTCCATTGTTTTCATTAGTATCTTCTCCTTGTTGTTCAATAAATTTTGCTATATAGTTGAAGGCCCATATTCCTTCAATTCCTTTTACTGGTTGGTAATTCTCAAAGCATTCTTTCGTCCATATTAAAATCTTTTCAACTCCATAGCCCATTTTTAAAATACGCTTGATAGCTTTTAAATCGTTATTTGTTAGTTCATTTCGCTTGCTTAATTTTAAGAAAAGTTGGGCTACCTTTTCATTATCAATATCATTCTTCGTTCTTTTGATTAGATTTGTAGTATTCTTTGGAGTAGTTTCTGAAGTAATCTCTGGTATTGTTCCAAAATCTTCAATACTTCGAACCTCAAAATTTGAGTTACGGTAAAACGTTTCAAATCCTTCAAGGTGAAACTGTAAAGTATTCAAATCTTCCATTAATTTCTTTAGATTCACTCGATATTGATACGTTCTATCCCATTTGTGTTTACTGTTATTTCTTTGGTCTAAATAACCTTTGGTAACTAACATCTTCAAATGATTACGGATGGTATTTTCGTTACAACAAAGCATCGTCTCTTCTCGTAATTCATCCGCTTTTTTGTAAATCCATCCATATAACAAGTTCTGATTCATATTTTCATCAGGGTTTTGAATACGATTTATCTCTTCCGTTGCGAATTGTTCATAATCTTTAACTCTTTTAGTCCAATAGAGCAACTGATTTAATATAACTGCTCCAAACAAATTTTTTGTTACTGCTATTAATTCTTCTCTAATTACTGCACGTTTTAATTTTTTCTCTTTCACTTTATTTCCTTTCCTCTATATATAGATATTTCGATTACTTTTAGTAAACCACTACATCTTTTATTTACTTTTTAAATCATAAATTCCTTGTTCATACTTCTCTAAAAACTCATGTAAAGCTAAAGAGTATAATTTGCCGATTGGTATTGGCGTTTGTTGTGTAAATAATTTCATTCTATTTACGATTGCCTGATCAGTTTTAAATGACGTTGTAACTTTTTTAGATTCAGTTGGCAATTGTAATAATGCAGCAAATAAATCATTAACTTTTACATTTTCACGCAACTCTTTCCTCAAAGCTGAACTATATTCGAAAGAAGGATAATTAATCACTTCATCTACCGGTTCTTCATATCCTGATCCATTATTAAGTTCGTATTTTTTTGTTACATTGTGAGTTAATTCGTTTACTTTCATATGACCTCCTAATATTTGATGACTTTGGTTTACTAAAAAGCTTAAACAGTATACTTATGTATTTTTTGTATTCGTAGAGGGTTAGCAAAACTTTTTTATGGAAATTGGGGAAATTGTTTGGCGTAAGTTACTTATTGAAGAAAAAAATACAGGCAGTGTGGCTCCTTCAATGGATTAATGCAAGTAAACTAAATTCCCAAATAAATTACATAAAACCTTCCAAATAAATTATTTGGAAGGTTTTTTGGAATGCATTTTTTAGAATATAAAATATCTGGCCTTGAATTAACTTGTGAGACTTAAAATATTAAAATTCAACTGCTAATATATTTACACACATGACACACAAGCACAAACAAATTAGGCTTAAATGTCATGAGACATTCTTGTCTAAATTGTTGTGTCCTGTGTTTTATATGTGTTTATTAAAATATTAATATGGAAAGACTAGTTATCATAAGGAGGATGATTCTAATATGAAAGAAGATATTCAGGATAATAAAACATTAAGTAAAAGTGAGGCAGCAAAAACACTCAACATAAGTAAACATATTGTATCTTATATTATATCTAGAGATGAATTCGCTGCTAAAATAGGAAAAACTTCAAGAAGAACCTTTATACCAATTGACTTATTAGAAGGGATTAATAATTTTTACCAAACTAATAGAAATCAGTATCAT carries:
- a CDS encoding ATP-binding protein — encoded protein: MKTMEEILQEVPQKHILSNHNKKVMTTEDGWEILNATSKCPYSLCDGNGSMHIVKEKAELLRECKCNFERRQKNKIKSAKVPQEYFDVTVGSYNIELYTQQSNTDKAMIAKRVAVKYVENFENMLQRGKGLFLYSETKGSGKTRLAISILNALIRKYQVNALYISSVNLLNEIKQTFQSVESIDTSRIIQTFKEVPLLVIDDLGVEKVSDWSEEMFTQILDERMSNYRPTIITSNFSISQLSKKYKMGRVNNRIEKMAFPIAMPEESVRSKLAKKENDEIAKLFFE